Proteins found in one Desulfobacterales bacterium genomic segment:
- a CDS encoding mechanosensitive ion channel family protein, which produces MFSEIILYHNQLVEWLIAVAMAMFFFLAVEIARRVIYKKLSAFAAKTDTIWDNLLAELIDRLNILCLLVLAVYLGSLQLSLPEKVNAVLGHTVAIFVLIQIAVLCTHSVSFWVNRYRSQKLASNAGAVTTLTSVGFLLRMMIWIILLLIGLDNLGFNITTLIAGLGISGIAVALAIQNVLGDLFASFSIVLDKPFVIGDFIIIDDYMGTIEHVGLKTTRIRSLSGEQLIFANADMLKSRIRNYRRMYERRVVFSIGVVYQTPHEKISQIPEMIRKAIEKNSKTRFDRAHFKEYGDFALKFEVVYWVHDPDFTLYMDIQQAINLDILKQFGDAGIEFAYPTQTLMLQRPSSPPSK; this is translated from the coding sequence ATGTTTTCAGAAATTATCCTCTATCACAATCAGTTAGTGGAATGGCTGATCGCTGTCGCGATGGCGATGTTCTTTTTTCTGGCCGTGGAAATAGCCAGGCGCGTCATCTACAAAAAGCTCTCAGCCTTTGCCGCCAAAACCGACACCATCTGGGACAATTTACTGGCGGAATTGATTGATCGCCTGAATATCCTCTGTTTGCTTGTTCTGGCCGTCTATCTTGGCTCTCTGCAGCTTTCTCTTCCGGAAAAAGTCAATGCCGTTCTTGGCCATACGGTGGCTATTTTCGTTTTGATTCAGATCGCCGTTCTTTGCACCCATAGTGTGAGTTTTTGGGTCAACCGCTATCGGTCACAAAAACTAGCAAGCAATGCCGGGGCGGTCACCACATTGACCTCTGTCGGGTTTCTTTTGCGCATGATGATCTGGATCATTCTGCTCCTAATCGGCCTGGACAATTTAGGTTTCAACATCACCACTCTCATCGCCGGGCTCGGTATCAGCGGTATTGCCGTAGCCCTGGCCATTCAGAATGTGTTGGGGGATTTATTTGCCTCTTTCTCGATTGTTCTGGATAAACCCTTTGTCATCGGAGATTTTATCATTATCGACGATTACATGGGCACGATAGAACATGTGGGCTTGAAAACCACCCGAATTCGCAGCCTATCAGGAGAACAACTCATCTTTGCCAATGCCGATATGCTAAAAAGCCGCATTCGCAACTACAGGCGCATGTATGAACGGCGCGTGGTTTTTTCCATTGGGGTGGTCTACCAAACGCCCCATGAAAAAATCAGTCAAATTCCCGAAATGATTCGCAAGGCAATTGAAAAAAATTCCAAAACGCGCTTCGACCGCGCCCATTTCAAAGAATATGGTGATTTCGCGCTGAAGTTCGAAGTTGTGTACTGGGTTCATGATCCGGATTTTACGCTCTATATGGATATTCAACAGGCCATCAATCTGGATATTCTCAAACAGTTCGGTGACGCGGGCATCGAATTTGCTTACCCGACCCAGACATTAATGCTTCAGCGACCTTCTTCGCCTCCTTCAAAATGA
- a CDS encoding glycogen-binding domain-containing protein yields the protein MAKGKFVKEEKRRRVSFSYESTEAKEVILMGDFNNWNSKAHPMKHDRKGLWKISLMLAPETYEYRFLVDGEWKNDPNQESCPNPFGTVNNYIVVVPHTKNNRGVS from the coding sequence ATGGCGAAAGGAAAATTCGTAAAAGAGGAAAAACGGCGTAGAGTCAGTTTCTCATACGAGTCAACGGAAGCCAAAGAAGTCATTCTGATGGGGGACTTCAATAATTGGAATTCAAAGGCGCATCCGATGAAACATGATAGAAAAGGCTTGTGGAAAATATCACTCATGCTGGCTCCTGAAACATACGAGTACCGGTTTCTGGTGGACGGTGAGTGGAAAAATGATCCAAATCAGGAGAGTTGTCCCAACCCGTTCGGTACGGTCAATAATTATATCGTGGTGGTGCCGCACACCAAAAATAACAGGGGTGTTTCATAG
- a CDS encoding OmpA family protein, with translation MNKKWVLILCVLFIGMVGCAKSHFGVTDRTLIVPPEVAQTEEAIASAKQSEGATYCPEKIAQAEELAKQAMIAYWSCTTCDVSKAMNMLAQARDLANEAKACQPPPAPTPPPAPAPAPVERQPISFHSVYFDFDKADLTPDAKAELDRAAQTMMDNPDVVLELQGNTCSMGPASYNKALGDRRAKSVHDYLVSKGISSDRLKTVSFGLAQPKHPNTTREGRSKNRRVDLVILK, from the coding sequence ATGAATAAGAAATGGGTTCTGATTTTATGTGTCCTGTTTATCGGTATGGTCGGGTGTGCAAAATCTCACTTCGGTGTCACCGACCGGACCCTCATCGTGCCGCCGGAGGTTGCACAGACAGAGGAAGCCATTGCAAGTGCCAAACAATCCGAGGGTGCAACGTATTGTCCTGAAAAAATTGCACAGGCGGAAGAATTGGCCAAACAGGCAATGATCGCCTATTGGTCTTGTACGACGTGTGATGTAAGCAAGGCGATGAACATGCTGGCCCAAGCGCGGGATCTGGCAAACGAAGCGAAAGCCTGTCAGCCGCCGCCCGCACCGACCCCGCCGCCCGCCCCCGCACCGGCGCCGGTAGAAAGGCAGCCCATTAGTTTTCATTCAGTGTATTTTGATTTCGACAAGGCGGACCTAACACCGGACGCCAAGGCGGAATTGGATCGGGCGGCCCAGACCATGATGGATAACCCGGATGTGGTGCTGGAACTGCAAGGCAACACATGTTCCATGGGGCCAGCGTCCTATAACAAGGCGTTGGGTGACCGAAGGGCCAAATCCGTGCATGATTATTTAGTATCAAAGGGGATTAGCAGCGATCGGTTGAAAACGGTGAGTTTCGGACTGGCGCAACCGAAACACCCCAATACCACGCGGGAAGGCCGTTCCAAGAACCGCCGGGTGGATTTGGTGATCCTCAAATAG
- a CDS encoding ABC transporter ATP-binding protein, giving the protein MLSIENLHVRYGNIDVLHGVSFHVNEGEIVTLIGANGAGKTTTLFSICRVQPPDGPTVVSGNIQFEGESLLAVETHEVVAKKKISLVPEGRHIFGNLTVLENLELATYARKNDSGIKADYERVFSLFPRLLERARQRSESLSGGEQQMLAVGRSLMTGCRFLLLDEPSMGLAPVLMYDLFRALKELNRQGITILVIEQNARLALQFAHRGYVMDTGEIVVQGSSEALRNDPDVKKAYLGG; this is encoded by the coding sequence ATGCTGAGCATCGAGAACCTTCATGTACGGTACGGAAACATCGACGTCCTTCACGGCGTCTCCTTTCATGTGAATGAGGGAGAAATCGTCACCTTGATCGGCGCAAACGGCGCCGGAAAAACCACCACTCTTTTTTCCATCTGCCGGGTGCAGCCCCCGGATGGCCCCACCGTGGTGTCGGGTAACATTCAATTTGAAGGAGAAAGTCTGCTTGCCGTTGAAACACACGAAGTCGTGGCCAAAAAGAAAATTTCGCTGGTGCCGGAGGGCCGCCACATTTTCGGAAATCTCACCGTCCTTGAAAACCTGGAGCTGGCTACTTATGCCCGGAAAAATGATTCCGGCATCAAGGCGGATTACGAGCGGGTTTTTTCTCTGTTTCCCCGGCTGCTCGAACGCGCCAGGCAGCGTAGCGAATCCTTATCCGGCGGAGAGCAACAGATGCTGGCCGTGGGCAGATCCCTCATGACCGGATGCCGGTTCTTACTTCTGGACGAGCCGTCCATGGGGCTGGCGCCGGTATTGATGTATGACCTGTTCCGGGCGTTAAAGGAATTAAATCGCCAGGGAATCACCATTCTGGTGATCGAGCAAAACGCGAGACTGGCCCTACAGTTCGCTCATCGCGGCTATGTCATGGACACCGGCGAGATCGTGGTGCAGGGATCCTCCGAAGCGCTGAGGAATGATCCCGATGTGAAAAAGGCATATCTCGGGGGCTGA
- a CDS encoding ABC transporter ATP-binding protein, with the protein MPLLEIRNLTRSFGGLCAVSKFDLTLNGHELYGVIGPNGAGKTTIFNLISGFYRASRGNIVFNGTNTRGLKPHQVTRLGIGRTFQNIRLWPAMSVLDNLRIAQHYQLNYGLWDTFFRTRRFLNREEAILNFAMEILDSLGLSQVAREVPGNLPYGLQRRVEIARALSLKPKLLLLDEPAAGLNSSDVQNLIELVRAIHQRFNVTILLIEHQMKVVMSLCQRIKVIDFGATIAEGTPEEIQNNPLVIKAYLGDEKI; encoded by the coding sequence ATGCCTCTTTTGGAAATACGGAACCTGACCCGATCTTTCGGCGGTCTTTGCGCGGTTTCGAAGTTTGATCTCACCTTGAACGGCCACGAACTCTATGGCGTCATCGGCCCGAACGGCGCGGGCAAAACCACCATTTTCAACCTGATCAGCGGCTTTTACCGGGCAAGCCGGGGAAACATCGTTTTCAACGGAACCAACACCCGCGGACTCAAACCCCACCAGGTGACCCGCCTGGGAATCGGTCGAACCTTTCAGAATATTCGGCTGTGGCCGGCCATGAGCGTACTGGACAATCTTCGCATCGCTCAGCATTACCAGTTAAATTACGGGCTATGGGACACTTTTTTTCGTACCCGGCGCTTTTTGAACCGGGAGGAGGCGATTCTGAATTTTGCCATGGAGATTCTCGATTCTCTGGGGCTTTCCCAGGTGGCTCGGGAGGTTCCGGGCAACCTGCCCTATGGATTGCAACGCCGTGTGGAAATCGCAAGAGCGCTGAGCCTCAAGCCCAAACTCCTTCTTCTCGATGAACCAGCGGCCGGGCTCAACTCCTCGGATGTGCAGAACTTGATCGAGCTGGTTCGCGCCATTCATCAAAGATTCAATGTGACCATTCTTCTCATCGAGCACCAGATGAAGGTGGTCATGAGCCTCTGCCAACGAATCAAGGTGATCGATTTCGGCGCCACCATCGCAGAGGGAACACCGGAAGAGATTCAGAACAACCCGCTGGTCATCAAGGCATACCTGGGAGACGAGAAAATTTAA
- a CDS encoding branched-chain amino acid ABC transporter permease, whose protein sequence is MMRNYSLPLLIAALFALLMTLFATHFLSGYMQQVIRYMCINVMLAASLNLVNGYMGEFSCGHGGFMAVGAYVSSVLSVLLFAESKYFGAPLLSPSLAVYLFPAILLIGAVCAALAGLLVAIPSFRTRGDYLAIITIAAIFIIITLIVNLDFIGGPRGFMGMTQVVRAMEKEFNIPWMLLWIYSGMILTLWLLRRFVDSTLGKGVMAVCQDETAAEMMSVNTNRMKLVAFMISSGLAGLAGGLFAHDYGYINPNAFGIMKSTECMVMVYLGGMGSLSGAVLAAVLFTLLLESLRGLQILKWVIVPFMLIILMQFRPEGIMGNRELSDLFPKLKRFYRFK, encoded by the coding sequence ATGATGCGAAACTATAGCCTTCCCTTACTCATCGCCGCACTCTTTGCCCTTTTGATGACCCTGTTTGCGACCCATTTTCTATCCGGGTATATGCAGCAGGTCATTCGCTATATGTGCATCAACGTGATGCTGGCGGCCAGCCTGAACCTGGTGAACGGGTATATGGGCGAATTTTCCTGCGGACATGGCGGATTCATGGCGGTGGGAGCCTATGTATCCTCGGTGCTCAGTGTGCTTTTGTTCGCGGAAAGCAAATATTTCGGCGCCCCCCTGTTGTCGCCTTCCCTGGCGGTCTATTTATTTCCCGCTATTTTGCTTATTGGTGCCGTATGCGCGGCCCTGGCCGGATTATTGGTGGCGATTCCCTCTTTTCGAACCCGGGGGGATTATCTGGCCATCATCACGATTGCGGCCATTTTCATTATTATCACCCTCATCGTAAACCTTGATTTCATCGGCGGCCCCAGGGGATTTATGGGCATGACCCAGGTGGTTCGTGCCATGGAAAAGGAATTCAACATTCCCTGGATGCTCCTGTGGATTTATTCGGGCATGATTCTGACCCTCTGGCTGCTGCGGCGTTTTGTCGACTCCACCCTGGGCAAGGGCGTTATGGCCGTGTGCCAGGATGAAACCGCCGCCGAGATGATGAGCGTCAACACCAATCGAATGAAACTGGTGGCCTTTATGATCTCCTCGGGCCTCGCGGGGCTTGCGGGCGGGCTTTTCGCTCATGATTACGGATATATCAACCCGAACGCCTTTGGGATCATGAAATCTACGGAATGCATGGTCATGGTCTATCTGGGCGGCATGGGGTCTTTGAGCGGCGCGGTCCTGGCGGCGGTGCTGTTTACCCTGCTTCTGGAATCCCTTCGCGGGCTTCAGATTCTAAAATGGGTGATTGTGCCGTTCATGCTGATTATTCTGATGCAGTTCCGGCCAGAAGGAATTATGGGAAACCGGGAGCTATCGGATCTTTTCCCGAAATTAAAGCGTTTTTACCGCTTCAAATGA
- a CDS encoding branched-chain amino acid ABC transporter permease: MVELVIQNGVNALQWGSFYSLIALGYCLVYGVLSLINFAHGDIFMVGAYIAFFVSTLLLGVSTPVLPNGVILALTIPLTMALTAGVGVFIERVAYRPLRKKGAHKLYVVITSLMCGLMLESGNLALLGASRKKFPDLLDKVVYTVGGVSITNLKIIVVVAAPIVFLLLQFIVTKTRAGMAMRAISYDRLAVPLMGIPIDYIIIVTFVLGSAMAGLAGVLFALSYPVLEPYMGALMGWKAFIAAVVGGIGDIRGAFVGGFLLGFLEIIVVAVFPSAFRDLIAFAILLVILSLRPTGLFGVAKTTKI, from the coding sequence GTGGTTGAACTAGTGATTCAAAATGGGGTCAATGCCCTGCAATGGGGAAGCTTTTACTCCCTGATTGCGTTGGGCTATTGCCTCGTGTACGGCGTGCTTTCCCTGATCAATTTCGCCCACGGCGACATCTTCATGGTCGGGGCGTATATCGCCTTTTTCGTTTCCACACTGTTGCTCGGCGTTTCAACACCGGTCTTGCCCAATGGGGTCATCCTCGCACTCACCATCCCCCTGACCATGGCCCTGACCGCCGGCGTCGGGGTTTTCATCGAACGGGTGGCCTACCGGCCGTTACGCAAAAAAGGCGCGCACAAGCTCTATGTGGTCATTACCTCTCTTATGTGCGGGTTGATGCTGGAAAGCGGCAATCTCGCCCTGCTCGGCGCCAGCCGGAAAAAATTCCCCGACCTTCTGGACAAAGTCGTATACACCGTCGGTGGCGTCAGCATCACCAATCTGAAAATCATCGTGGTGGTGGCCGCGCCGATCGTCTTTCTCTTATTGCAGTTTATCGTCACCAAGACCAGAGCCGGAATGGCCATGCGGGCCATTTCCTACGATCGGCTGGCCGTTCCGCTCATGGGTATTCCCATTGATTATATCATCATTGTCACGTTCGTGCTGGGCTCTGCGATGGCAGGGCTTGCGGGCGTTCTGTTCGCCCTGTCCTATCCGGTGCTGGAACCCTATATGGGCGCGCTCATGGGATGGAAGGCCTTTATCGCCGCGGTCGTGGGCGGCATCGGCGATATCCGCGGGGCGTTTGTGGGTGGTTTTTTACTGGGGTTTCTGGAAATTATCGTGGTGGCGGTTTTTCCCTCCGCCTTTCGGGATTTGATTGCGTTTGCCATTTTGCTCGTGATTCTGTCCTTACGACCGACCGGGCTTTTCGGCGTGGCAAAAACAACGAAAATATAA
- a CDS encoding ABC transporter substrate-binding protein — MKKSLAIFIVIFGTTACFGVFGCGKQQEQTIRVGFNIELTGDIPKVGEASKYAGELLKDEINALGGLQVGDKKYKLEFIYGDNEAKPESAVNTALKLITQDNVLAVIGPNSSKQAIPAGGTCNDNQTPMVSPWSTNPDTTKDRPWVFRAGFLDPFQGPVAANFAIKQFHAKTSAVLFDMTNDYSKGLAEIFKSVWIEKNGEGSVVAFESHSDKDQDFSAQLTTIIAAKPDFIFIPDNYNQVALIVRQALDLGWSGPIMGSDAWGSAELMTLCGDHCKGLFFSTHYAAEGAMGKTKEFIDKYHAKFGYVPDDVAALTWDSLGIVLKGIQEAGTLTGDLAADRKAVRNAMATISDYDGITGKMKFDGTIGDPIKCAVVVRISDEGKFVFQESVCP, encoded by the coding sequence ATGAAAAAATCCTTGGCGATTTTTATCGTCATATTTGGCACCACCGCGTGTTTTGGGGTCTTCGGCTGCGGAAAGCAACAGGAACAAACGATCAGAGTCGGGTTTAACATTGAATTGACAGGCGACATTCCAAAGGTCGGGGAAGCCTCCAAATATGCCGGAGAATTGCTGAAGGATGAAATTAACGCGTTGGGCGGGCTTCAGGTCGGAGATAAGAAATACAAACTTGAATTTATTTACGGCGACAACGAGGCCAAGCCCGAATCCGCGGTCAACACGGCATTGAAGTTGATTACGCAGGATAACGTGTTGGCCGTCATCGGCCCGAACTCAAGCAAACAGGCCATTCCGGCGGGCGGTACCTGTAACGACAACCAAACGCCCATGGTGTCACCCTGGTCCACCAACCCGGATACGACGAAAGATCGTCCCTGGGTTTTCCGGGCGGGCTTTCTGGATCCCTTTCAAGGCCCGGTAGCGGCCAATTTCGCGATCAAGCAGTTTCATGCCAAGACATCCGCGGTTCTTTTCGATATGACCAATGATTACAGCAAGGGCCTTGCCGAAATTTTTAAATCGGTCTGGATCGAAAAGAACGGCGAGGGCTCCGTGGTGGCCTTTGAGAGTCACAGCGACAAGGATCAGGATTTCAGCGCCCAGCTCACGACCATCATCGCAGCCAAGCCGGACTTTATTTTTATCCCCGATAACTACAACCAGGTGGCACTCATCGTAAGACAGGCATTGGACCTTGGCTGGAGCGGCCCGATCATGGGATCGGATGCCTGGGGCTCTGCGGAGCTCATGACCCTGTGTGGCGATCACTGCAAGGGGCTTTTCTTTTCCACGCATTACGCTGCCGAGGGGGCTATGGGAAAAACCAAAGAATTTATTGATAAATACCATGCCAAATTCGGTTATGTGCCGGATGACGTGGCTGCGCTGACCTGGGATTCCCTGGGGATTGTTCTCAAAGGAATACAAGAAGCCGGAACGTTGACCGGCGATCTTGCCGCGGACCGAAAGGCCGTGCGGAATGCCATGGCAACGATCAGCGATTATGACGGCATCACCGGAAAGATGAAGTTCGACGGCACCATCGGCGACCCCATTAAATGCGCCGTCGTCGTGCGCATCAGCGATGAGGGAAAATTCGTTTTCCAGGAATCGGTTTGCCCGTAA
- a CDS encoding 4Fe-4S binding protein: MKKVKRKIIQIDEERCDGCGQCVPACAEGTIAVIDGKARIVADNLCDGLGACLGECPNGALRIIEREAEEFDETAVEKRLAEIEKASAKAEPAAMPCGCPSTHIMEFGKARPCPESTPGKIEPAVKSELTHWPIKIRLVPPDAPFLKNADLLVLADCAATACPELHKNLLKGRVVMMGCPKFDEVQAYVDKFEQICRNGGIRSITTVIMEVPCCSGLNGIVRKGMEASGKNIPLEEIVIGRRGEVVERRKVA, encoded by the coding sequence ATGAAAAAAGTAAAACGAAAAATTATTCAAATAGATGAAGAACGCTGCGATGGTTGCGGCCAATGCGTGCCGGCTTGTGCGGAAGGGACCATCGCCGTCATCGACGGCAAAGCCAGAATCGTGGCGGACAATCTCTGTGACGGTCTGGGCGCCTGCCTCGGAGAGTGCCCCAACGGCGCGCTGAGAATCATCGAGCGGGAAGCCGAGGAGTTCGACGAAACAGCAGTCGAAAAACGTCTGGCGGAAATTGAAAAAGCGTCGGCCAAGGCCGAACCGGCCGCCATGCCATGCGGGTGTCCGTCAACCCATATTATGGAGTTCGGCAAAGCACGACCCTGCCCTGAATCCACCCCTGGGAAAATCGAACCGGCAGTCAAGTCGGAATTGACCCACTGGCCGATCAAGATTCGGTTGGTGCCGCCTGACGCTCCTTTTTTAAAAAACGCGGATCTTTTGGTCCTGGCGGACTGCGCGGCGACGGCCTGTCCGGAGTTGCACAAAAACCTTCTGAAGGGCCGCGTCGTCATGATGGGATGTCCCAAATTTGACGAGGTTCAGGCTTATGTTGACAAATTCGAGCAAATCTGCCGAAATGGCGGCATCCGCAGCATTACCACCGTCATTATGGAGGTTCCCTGCTGCAGCGGGCTAAACGGCATTGTTCGAAAAGGCATGGAAGCATCCGGGAAAAATATCCCGCTCGAAGAGATCGTTATCGGTCGCAGGGGCGAGGTGGTTGAACGCAGAAAGGTCGCGTAA
- a CDS encoding HD domain-containing protein: MKCPGQDSRYWEASAIFEAHCPKCGASVEFFKDDTARKCHQCDHRFINPKMDFGCASYCEHAEQCLGTLPPELLAQKEDLLKDRVAVEMKRYFKTDFKRIGHAMRVARHAEHIGKGEKGDLGVILCAAYLHDIGIVEAERQHNSNAPKYQELEGPPIARSILTKLRAREEIIAEVTDIVGHHHHPREKETLNFKVLYDADLISNLEEKHKTEPIAADQIKNRLNKSLFTETAKAYARKLFNVEATL, encoded by the coding sequence ATGAAATGCCCGGGACAGGACAGCAGGTACTGGGAAGCAAGCGCTATTTTTGAAGCGCATTGCCCCAAATGCGGCGCAAGCGTGGAGTTTTTCAAAGACGACACGGCGCGAAAATGCCACCAATGCGATCATCGGTTTATAAACCCGAAAATGGATTTCGGTTGCGCGTCCTATTGCGAGCACGCGGAGCAATGTCTCGGCACCCTGCCCCCCGAGCTGCTTGCGCAAAAAGAGGATCTGCTAAAAGACCGGGTCGCCGTTGAAATGAAACGGTATTTTAAAACGGATTTTAAGCGCATCGGCCATGCCATGCGGGTGGCGCGCCATGCCGAACACATCGGCAAGGGGGAAAAGGGCGACCTCGGCGTCATTCTTTGCGCAGCCTACCTGCACGACATCGGTATTGTGGAGGCAGAGCGCCAGCACAACAGCAATGCGCCCAAATACCAGGAACTTGAAGGCCCTCCCATTGCCAGAAGCATTTTAACCAAGCTTCGCGCACGCGAGGAGATCATCGCCGAAGTGACCGACATCGTCGGCCATCACCATCATCCAAGGGAAAAAGAAACGCTGAACTTCAAGGTGCTTTATGACGCGGATCTAATCAGCAACCTGGAAGAAAAGCATAAAACCGAGCCCATCGCAGCGGATCAGATCAAGAACCGATTGAACAAATCGCTATTTACTGAAACAGCCAAGGCGTATGCCCGCAAACTTTTTAATGTAGAAGCGACGTTATGA
- the hcp gene encoding hydroxylamine reductase gives MFCFQCEQTAKGQGCTKIGVCGKQPEVAALQDLLIYAVKGISQVALAGKKVGVKDAAIDNFTCEAIFSTLTNVDFDPARFDGLIRQCVSYREALKEKVKAAGGNVAFSDGPAVFEPEKTLEGLVAQGEKVGIKADPNANEDILSLQQLLIYGLKGVAAYADHARILGQTDDAVFEFIYEAMGATLDKSLGADELVGLVMKCGQINLRAMELLDAGNTGAYGHPVPTSVPLGAKKGKALLVSGHDLKDLEAILKQTEGKGINVYTHGEMLPCHGYPELKKYSHFYGHYGTAWQNQAREFSQFPGAIVMTTNCIQKPQEIYQDNIFTTGLVGWPGIPHIADKDFTPAINRSLALPGFAEDVPGKTVMVGFARNTVMGVAGTVIEAVKNKAIRHFFLVGGCDGAKPGRNYYTEFVEKVPKDCVVLTLACGKFRFFDKDLGDIGGIPRLLDVGQCNDAYSAVQIAVALANAFGCGVNDLPLSMILSWYEQKAVAILLTLLSLGVKNIRLGPSLPAFISPNILNVLVEKFNIMPISTPDEDLKAILG, from the coding sequence ATGTTTTGTTTTCAATGTGAACAGACCGCTAAAGGCCAGGGATGCACCAAAATCGGTGTTTGTGGAAAACAACCGGAAGTCGCCGCGCTTCAGGATCTGCTGATATATGCGGTAAAGGGAATAAGCCAGGTGGCGCTGGCAGGCAAAAAAGTGGGCGTAAAGGACGCCGCTATCGACAATTTTACCTGTGAAGCCATCTTTTCGACACTCACCAACGTTGATTTTGATCCGGCGCGCTTTGACGGCCTGATTCGCCAGTGCGTCTCGTATCGCGAGGCACTAAAGGAAAAGGTAAAGGCCGCCGGCGGCAACGTGGCGTTTTCGGACGGACCGGCGGTATTTGAGCCGGAAAAAACCCTTGAGGGGCTGGTAGCGCAGGGCGAAAAGGTCGGTATCAAGGCCGATCCCAATGCCAACGAAGACATTCTCTCTTTGCAGCAGCTCCTTATTTATGGGCTTAAGGGCGTGGCCGCCTATGCGGACCATGCGCGAATTCTCGGGCAAACCGATGATGCGGTCTTTGAGTTTATTTATGAGGCCATGGGAGCAACACTGGATAAGAGCCTGGGCGCCGATGAACTGGTGGGTCTGGTCATGAAATGCGGCCAGATCAACCTGCGGGCAATGGAGCTACTGGACGCTGGAAATACGGGTGCTTATGGACATCCGGTGCCCACAAGCGTTCCTTTGGGTGCCAAAAAGGGAAAGGCACTTCTCGTCTCCGGTCATGACCTGAAAGACCTGGAAGCCATTTTAAAGCAAACCGAAGGCAAGGGAATCAATGTTTACACGCATGGCGAGATGCTGCCCTGCCACGGATACCCGGAACTTAAGAAATATTCTCACTTTTACGGTCATTACGGTACGGCCTGGCAAAACCAGGCACGGGAATTTTCCCAGTTTCCCGGAGCGATCGTCATGACCACCAACTGTATTCAAAAACCCCAGGAAATCTATCAGGACAATATCTTCACCACAGGCCTCGTTGGATGGCCGGGCATTCCGCATATCGCCGACAAGGACTTTACGCCGGCGATTAATCGCTCCCTGGCACTACCGGGTTTTGCCGAAGATGTTCCCGGAAAAACCGTGATGGTCGGTTTTGCCCGCAACACGGTCATGGGCGTCGCCGGCACCGTGATTGAAGCCGTAAAGAATAAGGCCATTCGCCATTTCTTCCTGGTCGGCGGCTGCGACGGCGCCAAACCGGGACGCAACTACTACACGGAATTTGTGGAGAAGGTGCCGAAGGATTGTGTGGTTTTGACACTTGCCTGCGGCAAATTCCGGTTCTTTGACAAAGATCTTGGCGACATCGGCGGCATTCCGCGCCTTCTGGATGTAGGCCAGTGCAATGATGCTTACTCCGCGGTTCAAATCGCCGTGGCGCTGGCCAATGCCTTCGGGTGCGGCGTCAATGATTTGCCGCTGTCCATGATTCTGTCCTGGTATGAACAAAAAGCAGTCGCCATCTTGCTGACGCTGCTTTCCCTGGGGGTTAAGAACATTCGGCTCGGCCCCTCCCTGCCGGCGTTCATCTCCCCCAACATTCTCAACGTGCTGGTGGAAAAATTCAATATCATGCCCATCAGCACGCCGGACGAGGATCTGAAGGCCATTCTGGGATGA
- a CDS encoding Crp/Fnr family transcriptional regulator has translation MDFFSSIPLFEGLAPSDLNALKAISVVKKYSKDEIIFSEGDPGNGFYVVKSGTVKIFKSSLDGKEKILHIFGAGEPFGEVPVFAGNPFPAHAHAIAASSLLFFPRNDFVRLITENPSLGLNMLAVLAMRLRQFAMQIEHLSLKEVPARLASYLLYLSEEQKHPQKVTLSISKGQLASLLGTMPETLSRILARMSKADLIEVSGRRIGLRSPEGLQFLSDGAMTLE, from the coding sequence ATGGACTTTTTTTCGAGCATTCCCCTTTTCGAAGGCCTTGCCCCAAGCGATTTGAACGCGCTGAAGGCCATTTCAGTGGTAAAAAAATACAGCAAGGATGAAATCATTTTCTCCGAAGGTGATCCCGGCAACGGCTTTTATGTGGTCAAAAGCGGAACGGTGAAAATTTTTAAATCTTCCCTGGACGGGAAGGAAAAAATTCTACATATTTTCGGCGCCGGTGAACCGTTCGGAGAGGTGCCCGTTTTCGCCGGAAACCCTTTTCCGGCCCATGCCCATGCCATCGCCGCCAGCAGCCTCCTTTTTTTTCCGAGAAACGATTTTGTTCGCCTTATTACCGAAAATCCTTCCCTGGGCCTGAACATGCTGGCGGTGTTGGCTATGCGGCTTCGCCAGTTTGCCATGCAGATCGAGCACCTGTCCTTAAAGGAGGTGCCCGCCCGCCTTGCCTCTTATCTGCTGTATCTTTCGGAGGAGCAAAAACATCCGCAAAAGGTTACCTTATCTATTTCCAAGGGGCAGCTTGCGAGCCTTCTGGGAACCATGCCCGAAACCTTGTCCCGCATTTTGGCCAGAATGAGCAAAGCCGATCTGATTGAAGTCAGCGGCCGGCGCATCGGATTGAGGAGTCCTGAAGGACTTCAGTTTCTTTCCGATGGCGCCATGACGTTGGAATGA